A part of Tardiphaga sp. vice304 genomic DNA contains:
- a CDS encoding IS3 family transposase, protein MIDREHDLSITRQAKVLQISRRSMYYLPRPVPDADLAIMRLLDRLHLEFPFAGSRMLRGLLAAEGCKIGRRQVKKLMRRMGIEALYRRPRTTRPEPGHKI, encoded by the coding sequence ATGATCGACCGTGAGCACGATCTGTCGATCACAAGACAGGCGAAGGTTTTGCAGATCAGCCGCCGCAGCATGTATTACCTGCCGCGTCCGGTGCCGGATGCCGACCTTGCGATCATGCGGCTTCTGGATCGGCTGCATCTGGAGTTTCCCTTCGCCGGTTCGCGGATGTTGCGCGGCCTGCTGGCTGCCGAGGGATGCAAGATCGGCCGCCGGCAGGTAAAGAAGCTTATGCGACGGATGGGGATCGAGGCGCTGTACCGGCGTCCGCGTACCACCCGGCCGGAGCCGGGCCACAAGATCTAA
- a CDS encoding transposase translates to MSRRPRRNHTPGFKAKVGLAAIKGDRTITQLAEHFDVHPNQITTWRAQFENAASGVFGPGGTAPAEPAVDVRSLHAKIGELTLENDFLEGTLTKAGLLSARR, encoded by the coding sequence ATGAGCAGGCGACCGCGCCGGAATCACACACCGGGCTTCAAGGCGAAGGTGGGATTGGCGGCCATCAAGGGCGATCGCACGATCACCCAGCTTGCCGAGCATTTCGACGTTCACCCCAATCAGATCACGACCTGGAGGGCGCAGTTCGAGAACGCCGCCTCCGGGGTGTTCGGGCCGGGAGGCACGGCGCCGGCGGAACCCGCCGTCGATGTCAGATCGCTGCATGCCAAGATCGGCGAGCTGACACTGGAAAATGATTTTTTAGAAGGCACGCTCACCAAGGCAGGATTGCTGAGCGCAAGACGATGA
- a CDS encoding M23 family metallopeptidase has protein sequence MRSSGEVSSHDDGIWGDAGLSAGTSRGGNYNRETGVIDLGHEPPLSVDGSEAAVIDRRRVSVQWFSGTILTGLCGAALIGGAVFASLDGEMTFAKLPERAEGALRGAFGGNDKMASLHKSDRLPPPSESSAARQVLRVSTVTRVGNRDVMRVRPYIRISGNLSMATSDLSAKIPPFNAQRMLTDVGTAAVATPDDAAANPEAVEPDAEVSFVTRDLAQVLPKAKLGASVAIDEVLMRVRDASNWRGNSGVRYTLASATGDIGAQPDMKMAYATEGSTADPYAGFETRVIPENVTQMPKTKDQVTGGNPIGERIHIVKKGDTVLTILRDQGATPEDAKAIAYTLGPRGRDGGLREGQKLRILMAPSGYGQRLQPYRVIVANESTIEAVAALSDLGKYVAVDVSSMNTVAEAPTAADDDDDDDGTGVRLYQSVYETAMRNKVPATVIEDMIRIYSYDVDFQRKVQPGDSFDVFFAGEDEGATITEKTEVLFASLTVGGETKKYYRFQTPDDAIVDYYDETGKSAKKFLVRKPVNNAIMRSGFGSRRHPILGYVKMHTGVDWASPYGTPIFASGNGVVETAGWEGGYGKFVKLKHNNGYETAYGHMSAFAKGLEPGKRVRQGQVIGFVGSTGASTGAHVHYEILVNGRFVDPMRVKLPRGRSLEGTLMAGFEKERDRLDAQMNMRGNGARVSDAAGTVPAAPVRQTSNR, from the coding sequence ATGCGAAGTTCTGGGGAAGTCTCTTCGCATGATGATGGAATTTGGGGGGACGCCGGTTTGAGCGCTGGGACGTCACGCGGCGGCAACTACAATCGCGAGACCGGGGTGATCGACCTCGGCCACGAGCCGCCGCTATCCGTCGATGGCTCGGAAGCCGCCGTCATCGACCGCCGCCGCGTCTCCGTCCAATGGTTCAGCGGCACGATCCTCACGGGTCTTTGCGGCGCAGCTCTGATCGGCGGCGCCGTTTTTGCGTCGCTGGACGGCGAAATGACATTCGCCAAATTGCCGGAGCGCGCCGAGGGCGCGCTGCGCGGCGCCTTTGGCGGCAATGACAAGATGGCCAGCCTGCACAAGAGCGACCGGCTGCCGCCGCCCAGCGAATCCAGCGCGGCGCGCCAGGTGCTGCGGGTCTCCACTGTCACGCGCGTCGGCAATCGCGACGTGATGCGGGTGCGGCCCTACATCCGGATATCCGGCAATCTGTCGATGGCGACCTCCGACCTCTCCGCCAAGATCCCGCCCTTCAATGCGCAGCGCATGCTGACCGATGTCGGCACCGCCGCAGTCGCCACCCCCGATGATGCGGCCGCCAACCCGGAGGCGGTGGAACCCGACGCCGAGGTTTCGTTCGTCACCCGCGATCTCGCGCAGGTGCTGCCAAAGGCCAAGCTCGGCGCCTCTGTGGCGATCGATGAAGTGTTGATGCGGGTGCGCGACGCGTCGAACTGGCGCGGCAATTCCGGCGTTCGCTATACCCTCGCCAGCGCCACCGGCGATATCGGCGCGCAGCCGGACATGAAGATGGCCTATGCCACCGAAGGCAGCACGGCCGACCCCTATGCCGGCTTCGAGACAAGGGTGATCCCGGAAAACGTCACACAGATGCCGAAGACCAAGGACCAGGTCACCGGCGGCAACCCGATCGGCGAACGCATCCATATCGTCAAGAAGGGCGATACGGTGCTGACGATTCTGCGCGACCAAGGCGCGACACCGGAAGACGCCAAGGCCATCGCCTATACGCTCGGCCCGCGCGGTCGTGACGGAGGCCTCCGCGAAGGCCAGAAACTGCGTATCCTGATGGCGCCCTCCGGCTACGGGCAGCGGCTGCAGCCCTACCGCGTCATCGTCGCCAATGAATCCACCATCGAGGCGGTGGCCGCCTTGTCGGACCTTGGCAAATATGTCGCTGTCGACGTATCCAGCATGAACACCGTGGCGGAGGCCCCCACCGCCGCCGATGACGACGATGACGATGACGGCACCGGGGTGCGGCTCTACCAGAGCGTCTACGAGACCGCGATGCGCAACAAGGTGCCGGCCACCGTCATCGAGGACATGATCCGGATCTACTCCTACGACGTCGATTTCCAGCGCAAGGTTCAGCCCGGCGACTCGTTCGACGTATTTTTTGCCGGAGAGGACGAAGGCGCCACCATTACCGAGAAGACCGAGGTGCTGTTTGCCTCGCTCACCGTCGGCGGCGAGACCAAGAAATACTACCGCTTCCAGACCCCCGACGATGCGATCGTCGATTACTATGACGAGACCGGCAAGAGCGCGAAGAAGTTCCTGGTGCGCAAGCCCGTCAACAACGCCATCATGCGCTCCGGCTTCGGCAGCCGCCGCCATCCCATCCTCGGCTATGTCAAAATGCACACCGGCGTCGACTGGGCGTCGCCCTATGGCACGCCGATCTTCGCCTCCGGCAACGGCGTGGTCGAGACCGCCGGCTGGGAAGGCGGCTACGGCAAATTCGTCAAGCTCAAGCACAATAACGGCTACGAGACCGCCTATGGCCATATGTCGGCCTTCGCCAAGGGTCTGGAGCCCGGCAAGCGGGTCCGCCAGGGCCAGGTGATCGGCTTCGTCGGCTCGACCGGCGCCTCGACCGGCGCGCATGTGCATTATGAAATCCTGGTCAACGGCCGCTTCGTCGATCCGATGCGGGTGAAACTGCCGCGCGGGCGCTCGCTCGAGGGCACGCTGATGGCCGGCTTCGAGAAAGAGCGCGACCGGCTCGATGCGCAGATGAACATGCGCGGCAATGGCGCCCGGGTCTCGGACGCCGCAGGAACGGTTCCTGCCGCACCGGTGCGGCAGACCAGCAACCGCTGA
- the chrA gene encoding chromate efflux transporter, whose amino-acid sequence MTDLPAASTSDAVPPTHGVSFSEAFRVWMKIALLSFGGPAGQIAVMHRILVDEKRWISDSRFLHALNYCMLLPGPEAQQLATYIGWLLHRTAGGVMAGGLFILPGVIAIMGLSYIYAGFGHVGIVAAIFFGLKAAVLAIVIQAVVRLGRRALRNGVMIGLAAIAFVAIFFFDAPFPMIIVSAGLIGYVGARAGRPEFAVVGHGVVPSGAVIDSLMSDEVPDHVRPNLSRALKVSAVWLLLWLTPVVALLVLYGEANVFSQIALFFSKMAMVTFGGAYAVLAYVAQQAVEHCHWLQPREMLDGLGMAETTPGPLIMVLQFVGFMAAFRDPGQLSPMLAGTLGGLLATWVTFAPCFLWIFLGAPFIESMRGNKVLAGALSAITAAVVGVILNLSIWFAIHTVFREAVPVRSFGLSFEMPVFSSVDPAALLLSLAAAVAIFRFRMGMLTVLAACCGAGVLLYLAGLI is encoded by the coding sequence ATGACCGATCTGCCCGCCGCTTCGACCTCCGATGCGGTCCCACCCACCCACGGCGTCAGCTTCAGCGAAGCGTTTCGGGTCTGGATGAAGATCGCGCTGCTCAGCTTCGGCGGCCCGGCGGGGCAGATCGCCGTGATGCATCGCATCCTGGTCGACGAGAAACGCTGGATCTCCGACAGCCGGTTCCTGCACGCGCTGAACTACTGCATGCTGCTGCCTGGCCCGGAGGCGCAGCAGCTCGCTACCTATATCGGCTGGCTGCTGCATCGTACGGCCGGCGGTGTCATGGCTGGCGGGCTGTTCATCCTGCCCGGCGTCATCGCCATCATGGGCCTCAGCTATATCTATGCAGGGTTTGGCCACGTCGGCATCGTCGCGGCGATCTTTTTCGGCCTCAAGGCGGCGGTGCTGGCGATCGTCATCCAGGCCGTGGTGCGCCTCGGCCGGCGCGCGCTGCGCAATGGCGTCATGATTGGCCTCGCAGCCATCGCCTTCGTCGCCATTTTCTTCTTCGATGCGCCGTTTCCAATGATCATCGTCAGCGCCGGCCTGATCGGCTATGTCGGCGCGCGCGCTGGACGTCCGGAATTCGCCGTTGTCGGCCATGGGGTCGTGCCATCGGGGGCGGTGATCGACAGCCTGATGAGCGACGAAGTGCCCGACCACGTCCGGCCAAACCTGTCCCGTGCCTTGAAGGTCAGCGCGGTCTGGCTGTTGCTATGGCTCACGCCGGTGGTCGCGCTGCTGGTGCTCTATGGCGAGGCCAATGTGTTCAGCCAGATCGCATTGTTCTTCAGCAAGATGGCGATGGTGACGTTTGGCGGCGCCTATGCCGTGCTGGCCTATGTGGCGCAGCAGGCGGTCGAGCACTGTCACTGGCTGCAGCCGCGCGAGATGCTGGATGGACTCGGCATGGCCGAGACCACGCCGGGACCCCTGATCATGGTGCTGCAATTCGTGGGCTTCATGGCGGCGTTCCGCGATCCCGGCCAGCTGTCACCGATGCTGGCTGGCACCCTCGGCGGATTGCTGGCGACCTGGGTGACGTTCGCGCCATGCTTCCTATGGATTTTCCTCGGCGCGCCCTTCATCGAATCGATGCGCGGCAACAAGGTGCTGGCCGGCGCGTTGTCGGCGATCACCGCCGCTGTGGTCGGCGTGATTCTGAACCTGTCGATCTGGTTCGCCATCCATACGGTTTTTCGCGAAGCGGTGCCGGTCCGGTCGTTCGGGCTGTCATTCGAGATGCCGGTGTTTTCGAGCGTCGATCCCGCCGCCCTGCTGCTATCGCTGGCCGCGGCAGTTGCCATTTTCCGCTTCCGGATGGGCATGCTCACCGTGCTCGCCGCGTGCTGCGGCGCCGGCGTGCTGCTCTATCTGGCGGGGCTTATCTGA
- a CDS encoding NAD-dependent dehydratase: MIHNFRRRRRSADEDDTFMRILLVGATGLVGATVLTRLLADDRIEAVIAPTRHPLAAHTKLENPIVDFAQLPVDAAWWTVDGAICTLGTTRAKAGSDAAFRQVDHDFPLAVARLVREHGATRFALNSSMGADASSRLLYPRTKGEVERDLQALAFPSLTIVRPGLIGGERNEFRAAERIASVVLGMLGPLLPRRYRISPATAIADALIDGAIEGTPGIYIVEAERLSGD, from the coding sequence ATGATCCACAATTTCCGGCGGCGACGGCGCAGCGCAGACGAGGACGATACGTTCATGCGAATTCTGTTGGTAGGAGCGACCGGTCTTGTCGGCGCCACCGTGCTGACGAGACTGCTGGCTGACGACCGGATCGAGGCCGTGATTGCGCCGACGCGACATCCGCTCGCGGCCCATACGAAGCTGGAGAACCCCATCGTCGACTTTGCGCAACTCCCCGTCGACGCCGCATGGTGGACGGTGGATGGCGCGATCTGCACGTTGGGCACGACGCGCGCCAAGGCCGGGTCGGATGCGGCCTTTCGCCAGGTCGATCACGATTTCCCGCTCGCCGTCGCGCGGCTGGTGCGCGAGCACGGGGCGACCCGCTTCGCGCTCAATTCCTCCATGGGGGCGGATGCATCGTCGCGCTTGCTCTATCCACGCACCAAGGGCGAGGTGGAGCGCGACTTGCAGGCGCTGGCATTCCCGTCATTGACGATCGTTCGGCCAGGCCTGATCGGCGGCGAGCGCAATGAATTTCGCGCCGCTGAGCGCATCGCGTCTGTCGTGCTTGGCATGCTCGGGCCGCTGCTGCCGCGACGCTACCGCATCAGCCCCGCGACGGCGATCGCCGATGCTTTGATAGATGGGGCAATTGAGGGAACTCCTGGCATTTACATCGTCGAGGCCGAGCGGCTTTCCGGCGATTAA
- a CDS encoding IS3 family transposase (programmed frameshift) has product MKASKFSEAQIVFVLKQAEDGSAVAEVCRKAGISEATFYNWRKKYAGLMPSEMKRLRQLEEENGKLKRIVADLSLDKAMLQDVLFKKTLRPDRKRELVDRVCGDWKVSIRRACSTLRIDRALYGYKSKRGDQAALKHRIREICETRVRYGYRRVHVLLLREGWDVNVKRVYRLYRELSLQLRNKTPKRRVKAKLREDRTDAVQVNETWAMDFVHDQLATGRKIRVLTIVDTFSRFSPAVDPRFSYRGEDVVVTLERICKTVGYPKTIRVDQGSEFISRDLDIWAYQKGVVLDFSRPGKPTDNSFIESFNGKFRSECLNTHWLLSLDDARQKMEDWRRDYNEVRPHSAIGNKAPISLLNGSSAPPPA; this is encoded by the exons ATGAAGGCATCGAAGTTTTCAGAAGCGCAGATCGTATTCGTTTTGAAGCAGGCGGAAGATGGCTCGGCAGTCGCGGAGGTCTGCCGCAAGGCCGGGATCAGCGAGGCTACTTTTTACAACTGGCGGAAGAAGTATGCAGGCCTGATGCCCTCGGAGATGAAGCGCTTGCGTCAGCTGGAGGAAGAGAATGGCAAGCTGAAGCGGATCGTAGCTGACCTGTCGCTGGACAAGGCCATGCTGCAGGATGTGCTCT TCAAAAAAACTCTGAGGCCTGACCGCAAGCGCGAGCTTGTCGACAGGGTGTGCGGCGACTGGAAGGTCTCGATCAGGCGGGCCTGTTCGACGCTCCGGATCGATCGCGCACTTTACGGCTACAAGTCGAAGCGTGGCGACCAGGCCGCTCTCAAACACCGGATCAGGGAGATCTGCGAGACGCGGGTGAGATACGGCTATCGCCGGGTCCATGTCCTACTGCTGCGTGAGGGCTGGGACGTCAACGTCAAGCGTGTCTACCGTCTTTATAGGGAGTTGAGCCTGCAATTGCGCAACAAAACGCCGAAGCGTCGCGTGAAGGCCAAGCTGCGTGAGGATCGAACAGATGCTGTCCAGGTCAACGAGACCTGGGCAATGGACTTCGTGCACGACCAGCTCGCCACGGGCCGCAAGATCCGCGTGCTGACGATCGTCGATACCTTTAGCCGCTTCTCGCCAGCCGTCGATCCGCGTTTCAGTTATCGTGGCGAGGATGTCGTGGTCACCCTAGAGCGCATCTGCAAGACCGTTGGCTATCCGAAAACCATCCGTGTCGACCAGGGATCAGAGTTCATCTCTCGCGATCTCGATATCTGGGCTTATCAGAAGGGCGTCGTGCTGGACTTCTCGCGGCCAGGCAAGCCGACGGACAACAGCTTCATCGAATCCTTCAACGGCAAGTTCAGAAGCGAATGCCTGAACACGCACTGGTTACTGAGCCTTGACGACGCACGGCAGAAAATGGAGGATTGGCGTAGAGACTACAACGAAGTCCGGCCACATAGCGCGATCGGTAACAAGGCGCCGATATCGCTGTTGAATGGCTCATCGGCGCCCCCGCCGGCATGA